GCATTCTCAATAATTCCAACACCTTCACCGCTCCAGCCAAAAGAACCAAAAGCAGCATAGGCTTTCCCTCTATCTCGAATAGGATTAATAGAGGCGAATAATTGATAAATCTGAGGAAGAATATTCTGATTGATGGTGGGTGAGCCAATAATTAATGCCTTAGAACCAGCAATTTTATGATCCAGAAAATGGAAATCTTTATCCTGTATATCACATAGTTCAACACTTACATTGGCTACTTCTTTAACTCCTTCAGCAATAGCTTCAGCTATTTTTTTAGTATAGCCATAAGCCGAAACATAAGGAATGAAAACTTGAAAGCCTTCTCTTTCTCGATTCTCGATTTCCTGTTGGGCATATTCTGCAGCAATGGCAACATATTTTTCCCAGTATGAGCGCAAAATTGGACCATGACCAGGGCATATCATTTTAATATCCAGATCCTTTATTTTGTCAATGGCCTTGAGCATGAATTTACTGAAGGGCTTAAGAATTACGTCAAAGTAATATTTATAGGCTTCGTCAAAATTATCGACTTCATCATCAAACATGCGAGCATCACAAAAATGAGATCCAAAGGAATCGCAGGTAAATAATAGTTTGTCTTCAACTAGATAGGAGTATATGGTATCGGGCCAATGAAGATTTGGAGCAGCAATAAAATGAATGGTTTTATTGCCCAAATCAAGAGATTCGCCATCTTTGGCTCGCAATGATTTGAATTCCTTGCCTACAATATCAGGCAAGTATTTCAATGCATTTCCACTGGCCACCACTGTTGCATTGGGCGCAATTTCCAATAAATATTTCAGATTGCCTGAATGATCAGGTTCTGTATGATTTAGAATGATGTATTCAATTTCAGCAGGATTACAAACACTTTTTACTTTTTCTAAATATTCGTCCTGAAAACCTTCTTTTGATGTTTCAATAATGGTTTTTTTCTCAGCATTGATAAAGAAAGAATTATAGGTTGTACCATATTTTGTTTCCATGATGATGTCGAAAACATCCAAATCAGGATCCAATATGCCTATCCATTCCACATCTTTGGTAACTTCTAATGTATGTGCTTTTGTCATTCTTGATTTCTATTTGCATTATTAGGAGGTGCAAATTTATTAAAACTAAAATACCTC
This region of Bacteroidota bacterium genomic DNA includes:
- a CDS encoding FprA family A-type flavoprotein, producing the protein MTKAHTLEVTKDVEWIGILDPDLDVFDIIMETKYGTTYNSFFINAEKKTIIETSKEGFQDEYLEKVKSVCNPAEIEYIILNHTEPDHSGNLKYLLEIAPNATVVASGNALKYLPDIVGKEFKSLRAKDGESLDLGNKTIHFIAAPNLHWPDTIYSYLVEDKLLFTCDSFGSHFCDARMFDDEVDNFDEAYKYYFDVILKPFSKFMLKAIDKIKDLDIKMICPGHGPILRSYWEKYVAIAAEYAQQEIENREREGFQVFIPYVSAYGYTKKIAEAIAEGVKEVANVSVELCDIQDKDFHFLDHKIAGSKALIIGSPTINQNILPQIYQLFASINPIRDRGKAYAAFGSFGWSGEGVGIIENALSTLKLVKLQEGMKVKFSPKIYNPELKEFGKRFGESLTQ